One Chryseobacterium indoltheticum DNA segment encodes these proteins:
- a CDS encoding saccharopine dehydrogenase family protein, whose amino-acid sequence MRTNILIVGGKGMVGKTIHRILQTRNPDFKIFIGSRKKEISEYDLMIDVDKPETFKPVLNRNINLIILAVNDKQDHILKFAIDNGIDYIDITKPTPDLVKALAKAENNKITSRIVFGSGWMGGLVGGLLKVLYPDIKNILEVKVYVYYSTKDLAGESSAYFMAENVAKPFINYQNNRQISVRHFLNSEDFRYSFGIGKRQAYNFDVPDLYILNKVEKIPTVNVKMTYDSKSITWLLGAFQKMRIFDILSLKQRRSIFGSSGNGDQSVFEIVIKNHLGEKKLSLQSEKGQAELTALAASLHAEILVKNELENKIYFAHQIHNPENLFQSLSEYEGITIETTNI is encoded by the coding sequence ATGCGTACAAATATCTTAATTGTCGGCGGAAAAGGAATGGTTGGAAAAACTATTCATCGTATTCTTCAAACCAGAAATCCGGATTTTAAAATTTTTATAGGAAGCCGAAAAAAAGAAATATCAGAATATGACTTAATGATTGATGTCGATAAGCCTGAAACTTTTAAGCCTGTTTTGAACAGAAATATCAATCTTATAATCCTTGCCGTTAACGATAAACAAGATCACATTCTAAAATTTGCCATTGATAACGGTATCGATTATATTGACATTACAAAACCCACTCCTGATCTTGTAAAAGCACTAGCCAAAGCAGAAAACAATAAAATAACCAGCAGGATTGTCTTCGGTTCCGGATGGATGGGCGGTCTTGTGGGCGGTCTTCTTAAAGTTCTTTATCCTGACATAAAAAATATTCTGGAGGTAAAAGTGTACGTTTACTATTCTACAAAAGATCTGGCTGGTGAAAGTTCAGCATATTTTATGGCTGAAAATGTTGCTAAACCATTTATTAATTATCAAAATAATCGACAGATTTCTGTAAGGCATTTTTTGAATTCCGAAGATTTCAGATATTCCTTTGGTATTGGAAAAAGACAGGCTTATAATTTTGACGTTCCCGATCTTTATATTTTAAATAAGGTTGAAAAAATACCGACAGTTAATGTAAAAATGACCTACGATTCAAAATCAATAACATGGCTTCTGGGCGCATTTCAAAAAATGAGAATTTTCGATATTTTATCGCTGAAGCAGCGTCGATCTATTTTCGGGTCTAGTGGAAATGGTGATCAGTCTGTGTTTGAAATTGTAATTAAGAATCATCTTGGAGAGAAAAAACTGAGCCTTCAAAGTGAAAAAGGACAGGCTGAACTTACTGCGCTCGCTGCCAGTCTGCATGCTGAAATATTGGTGAAAAATGAGCTGGAAAACAAAATTTATTTTGCCCATCAAATCCACAATCCCGAAAATCTTTTCCAATCATTATCAGAATATGAAGGCATAACTATAGAAACAACAAATATTTAA
- a CDS encoding alpha/beta hydrolase-fold protein gives MTAKNGREFPKIDAKGKAEFKVYFPEAKSVVLEGGDGMQNVKSTATKDQQGFWNISTSPLEIGFHYYWLNVDGKRTNDPNTELYFGYGQPTSGIEIYSGEDFFFKKDVKHGKIINDSIHSEITEGKRNIKVYLPPSYGTKRFPVLYLYHGTGEDITGWEKQGYLANILDNLFAEKKAKEMVVVMDYGVALNPEEEKMPDDYPRTVLSSQNIDKIIVNELIPYIQKKYKTNGDKAIAGLSRGSYQAMLIGANHPDLFSAIGSFSPVIYEGTELQPFKHLPIGNLLKSKKKPFLFLGIGTKEDKRFLDYNNILTSYFDQNKYPYVQYKSAGTYHEWLTWRRCLYEFAQKIFR, from the coding sequence ATGACAGCAAAAAATGGGAGAGAATTTCCCAAAATAGATGCTAAAGGAAAAGCAGAGTTTAAAGTTTATTTTCCCGAGGCCAAGTCTGTAGTTCTGGAAGGCGGAGATGGAATGCAAAATGTAAAATCTACGGCAACGAAAGATCAGCAGGGCTTTTGGAATATTTCAACTTCACCTTTGGAGATTGGTTTTCATTATTATTGGTTGAATGTGGATGGTAAACGCACCAATGATCCGAATACTGAACTTTACTTTGGCTACGGCCAGCCCACAAGCGGAATTGAGATCTATTCCGGAGAAGATTTCTTCTTTAAAAAGGATGTAAAACATGGGAAAATTATTAATGACAGTATACATTCTGAAATTACCGAGGGAAAACGAAACATCAAAGTATATCTACCGCCAAGCTATGGAACCAAAAGATTCCCTGTTTTATATCTCTATCACGGCACTGGCGAAGATATTACAGGCTGGGAAAAGCAAGGATATTTAGCTAATATTCTCGACAATCTTTTTGCAGAGAAAAAAGCCAAAGAAATGGTTGTGGTGATGGATTATGGTGTAGCCCTGAATCCTGAAGAAGAAAAAATGCCTGACGATTACCCAAGAACGGTCCTTTCTTCACAAAATATAGACAAAATAATCGTTAACGAACTGATTCCTTACATTCAAAAAAAATATAAAACCAATGGTGATAAAGCTATTGCAGGGCTATCGAGAGGAAGCTACCAGGCAATGCTTATCGGTGCGAATCATCCGGATTTATTTTCAGCGATTGGATCTTTCAGTCCTGTAATCTATGAAGGAACAGAGCTTCAGCCTTTCAAGCATCTTCCGATTGGTAATTTGTTGAAATCAAAGAAAAAACCATTTTTATTTCTAGGAATTGGTACAAAAGAGGATAAGCGGTTCCTGGATTATAACAATATTCTGACCAGTTATTTTGATCAAAACAAATATCCATACGTTCAGTATAAATCAGCAGGAACCTATCACGAATGGCTTACCTGGAGACGTTGTCTTTATGAATTTGCACAGAAAATATTTAGGTAG
- a CDS encoding GNAT family N-acetyltransferase codes for MNITIRKAQDKDVIDLQNIGKITFSETFSKDNSVQNLNEYLETAFSTEKITSELADKNAEFYFAEFENEIIGYLKVNYGESQTEIKNENALEIERIYVLKDFHGKKVGQLLYEKAIELANERNVDFVWLGVWEQNLRAIRFYEKNGFTAFDKHLFKLGDEEQIDIMMKLSLH; via the coding sequence ATGAATATTACTATCAGAAAAGCGCAGGATAAAGATGTGATTGACTTACAAAACATCGGAAAAATCACCTTTTCAGAAACATTTTCCAAAGACAACAGCGTACAGAATCTAAACGAATATCTGGAAACCGCTTTTTCAACCGAAAAAATTACATCCGAATTAGCAGATAAAAATGCAGAATTTTATTTTGCTGAATTTGAGAATGAAATTATTGGATACTTAAAAGTAAATTACGGAGAATCACAAACGGAAATAAAAAATGAAAATGCATTAGAAATTGAACGAATTTATGTTTTGAAAGACTTTCATGGAAAAAAAGTAGGACAGTTACTGTACGAAAAAGCAATCGAACTGGCTAATGAAAGAAACGTAGATTTCGTCTGGCTGGGCGTTTGGGAACAAAATTTAAGAGCAATACGCTTTTACGAGAAAAACGGATTCACAGCGTTTGATAAACATCTTTTTAAATTAGGGGACGAAGAGCAAATTGACATTATGATGAAACTTTCATTGCATTGA
- a CDS encoding Crp/Fnr family transcriptional regulator, with translation MDIEQILDKIYPLSESSKLILKNHIVELSFPKNKILISADKIEKDFYFIKKGIARTFVYTDGDETTFSFGKEGDTIISMKSYIANQKGYENVELLEDCLVYKLNTQDIRKLYTENIEIANWGIKFAENELMKAEDRLLTRQFGTATNRYEILLKNYPNLLQRVQLGYIASYLGITQVSLSRIRANIK, from the coding sequence ATGGATATCGAACAAATACTTGATAAAATATATCCTTTGTCAGAATCTTCTAAACTGATACTCAAAAATCATATTGTTGAACTTAGCTTTCCTAAAAATAAGATTCTTATTTCAGCAGATAAAATAGAAAAAGACTTTTATTTTATCAAAAAAGGAATTGCACGCACATTTGTTTATACCGATGGCGACGAAACTACATTTTCTTTTGGAAAAGAAGGTGATACCATCATCTCTATGAAGAGTTATATTGCCAATCAGAAAGGCTATGAAAATGTTGAACTTCTGGAAGATTGTTTAGTGTATAAACTCAATACGCAAGACATAAGAAAACTGTATACTGAAAATATTGAGATTGCAAATTGGGGCATCAAGTTCGCAGAAAATGAACTCATGAAGGCAGAAGACCGATTGCTGACCAGACAATTCGGAACTGCTACCAACCGATATGAAATACTGTTGAAAAACTACCCCAATTTATTACAGAGAGTTCAGTTAGGCTATATTGCCTCTTATCTTGGCATCACACAAGTGAGTTTAAGCCGAATAAGAGCAAATATCAAATAG
- a CDS encoding transporter, whose protein sequence is MKQYQFFVKLVLGSIFIPAFCVAQQEKPQQNYSLFNPVPRAQMREMETDRPDVTESPYTVDAGHFQYETDLVRLIKEKSDLHNTSTVLINQANIKLGITGSTAIQVGFQTYGWQNEKEIATGSSLKSNGMGDVTLRVKQNIIGNNNGNFALALLPYVKLPTSKYDDESRFEGGLIVPMSYKLPGEWKLGWQVEVDRLKDLDQQAMHTELLQTLTISHPLSKGIDGIAETYYTYDFKAHQLSNYVNAAIQIEVAKDFKLDAGVNYGIQDIAAKHYFVGASYRH, encoded by the coding sequence ATGAAGCAATATCAATTTTTTGTAAAATTAGTCCTGGGTTCTATATTCATTCCTGCTTTTTGTGTTGCACAGCAAGAAAAACCACAGCAAAACTATTCACTTTTCAATCCTGTTCCGAGAGCTCAGATGAGAGAGATGGAAACCGACCGTCCTGATGTTACAGAATCTCCTTATACCGTTGATGCAGGTCATTTCCAATATGAAACAGACTTAGTAAGGCTGATAAAAGAAAAATCTGATCTCCATAATACGAGTACAGTTTTAATCAATCAGGCTAACATAAAATTAGGGATTACGGGCAGTACAGCAATACAAGTTGGTTTCCAGACTTATGGTTGGCAAAATGAAAAAGAAATTGCGACGGGATCTTCTTTAAAAAGTAATGGGATGGGTGATGTCACACTCAGAGTAAAACAGAATATTATAGGAAATAATAACGGTAATTTTGCTTTGGCTCTATTGCCTTATGTAAAACTGCCGACATCTAAATATGATGACGAAAGTCGTTTTGAAGGTGGTTTGATTGTACCAATGTCATATAAATTACCCGGTGAATGGAAACTTGGATGGCAGGTAGAAGTTGATCGCCTTAAAGATCTGGATCAGCAGGCAATGCATACCGAGCTTTTACAGACACTGACGATCAGCCATCCTTTATCTAAAGGAATAGACGGAATAGCAGAAACCTATTATACTTACGATTTTAAGGCACATCAATTATCTAATTATGTAAATGCAGCGATTCAGATAGAAGTCGCAAAAGATTTTAAATTGGACGCCGGAGTTAATTACGGAATACAAGACATCGCAGCAAAGCATTATTTTGTGGGTGCTTCTTATCGTCATTAA
- a CDS encoding cation diffusion facilitator family transporter, giving the protein MANNNKSIYSALAANLLIALTKFIAGAYTNSSSMISEGIHSTVDTTNQLLLLYGLKRSKKAADQFHPFGYGKELYFWSFVVSILIFGLGGALSIYQGIAHIKEPEVMKDPFWNYIVLFLSLIFEGTSLFIAVKEFNKTRNGMGWWDAIIKSKDPSSFLVVFEDGAAVAGLIVVMILMGMSHWLQIPELDGLASVIVGLLLVFVSFILARESRSLLMGEGIAPETREKIAQLAEKDVAVLKTKNILSTYQSPEEVILMLILDFEDHLDTEEITVAIHRIRESIKKEFPLVRFVIIQPE; this is encoded by the coding sequence ATGGCCAATAATAATAAATCGATTTATAGTGCGCTTGCGGCTAATCTTTTAATCGCATTAACCAAGTTTATTGCAGGGGCATATACCAATAGTTCGTCTATGATTTCTGAAGGAATTCATTCAACAGTTGATACCACAAATCAATTATTGCTTTTATATGGGCTGAAAAGAAGTAAAAAAGCAGCAGACCAATTTCATCCGTTCGGATATGGTAAAGAACTTTATTTTTGGTCTTTTGTAGTTTCTATTCTGATATTTGGCTTAGGTGGTGCTCTATCAATCTACCAGGGCATTGCACACATTAAAGAACCAGAAGTAATGAAAGATCCTTTCTGGAACTATATTGTATTATTTCTTTCGCTTATTTTCGAGGGAACTTCTTTATTTATTGCCGTAAAAGAATTTAATAAAACCCGAAACGGAATGGGGTGGTGGGACGCAATTATAAAAAGCAAAGATCCCTCTAGTTTCCTGGTGGTATTTGAAGATGGGGCAGCAGTAGCGGGGCTTATTGTGGTAATGATATTGATGGGGATGAGTCACTGGCTGCAAATTCCGGAGCTGGATGGATTGGCATCAGTAATTGTAGGATTATTATTGGTTTTTGTTTCTTTTATTTTGGCAAGAGAAAGCAGGAGCTTATTGATGGGAGAAGGCATAGCCCCGGAAACGAGAGAGAAAATAGCGCAACTCGCTGAGAAAGATGTTGCTGTACTCAAAACGAAAAACATTTTGTCTACTTATCAATCACCTGAAGAAGTGATATTGATGCTGATCTTAGATTTTGAAGATCATCTCGACACAGAAGAGATCACTGTGGCCATACATCGTATCCGCGAAAGTATTAAAAAAGAGTTTCCGCTCGTTCGGTTTGTTATTATTCAGCCAGAATAA
- a CDS encoding aspartyl protease family protein produces the protein MKKSISATILFILLFYSLKINAQIPFETTSSGHIIIKAKINNVEGKFILDTGAGLNAIFTKFSKKIENEKTPNFFVGHRATGEELNVDLYNAKSLKINNKQFGDQQYTIIDLEFGDIDGLISLQPFRNTPITIDYINKKIFFDKSTKNKKSIDIQIADYAGKAIDIFTYVELNNSLKIQTLLDSGAGKNSFWLSSKFLTPLSLDKKDFKSVPIKSDFNKENNYYIGKLSKLSTVNKLSQLEGLDIAFVDGLVYEGKTSIEWLGKILTIDIAKKKIFIEE, from the coding sequence ATGAAAAAATCAATAAGTGCAACAATTCTTTTTATACTTTTATTTTATTCTTTAAAAATAAATGCACAAATTCCTTTTGAAACAACAAGCAGCGGGCATATCATTATCAAAGCAAAAATAAATAATGTCGAAGGAAAATTTATTCTTGATACCGGGGCGGGGCTTAATGCTATTTTTACTAAATTTTCTAAAAAGATCGAAAATGAAAAGACTCCTAATTTTTTTGTAGGACATAGAGCAACCGGCGAAGAATTGAATGTGGATCTTTACAATGCTAAAAGTCTCAAGATCAACAATAAACAATTTGGGGATCAACAATATACGATCATCGATCTGGAATTTGGTGATATTGATGGATTGATATCACTGCAACCATTCAGAAATACACCTATTACAATCGATTATATCAACAAAAAGATCTTTTTTGACAAGTCTACAAAAAATAAAAAGAGTATTGATATTCAGATTGCGGATTATGCAGGAAAAGCAATTGATATTTTTACGTACGTCGAACTTAATAATTCTCTTAAAATTCAAACGTTATTGGATAGCGGTGCCGGGAAAAACTCATTTTGGCTCAGCTCAAAATTTTTGACACCTCTCTCACTCGACAAAAAAGATTTTAAATCCGTTCCCATAAAAAGTGACTTTAATAAGGAAAACAACTACTATATCGGTAAACTATCAAAATTGAGTACAGTAAATAAATTATCTCAGCTGGAAGGCTTAGACATTGCATTTGTTGATGGTTTAGTATATGAAGGAAAAACCAGTATAGAGTGGCTGGGTAAGATTTTAACGATTGATATTGCTAAAAAGAAAATATTTATTGAAGAGTAA
- a CDS encoding DUF4304 domain-containing protein has protein sequence MQTKEMLQTGCQKIAEQLQHFGFKSTQKGQLLKKISRNKKLKFEIYFQSSTKNWSGSVSILPQILVSSDSLKKWQKEKYNSDNENGVIFSAKLENLTPLKNKNHDWNITLTNQENVIPKLIELIKTYVLPVFEKFEDIEKVITEISEDGLKLNEHFDTKHQNLPIDFLCFFGTQDLAQHAFDNYLKEQKLFGNAKRVFDELKKSEHYSNKFVTDITMKSAYFNGLKINE, from the coding sequence ATGCAGACAAAAGAAATGCTTCAAACAGGCTGTCAAAAAATTGCTGAACAATTACAGCATTTTGGTTTTAAATCGACTCAAAAAGGACAATTGTTAAAAAAAATATCACGTAACAAGAAATTAAAATTTGAAATATACTTTCAGTCGAGTACAAAAAACTGGAGCGGTAGTGTTTCTATTTTACCACAAATTCTAGTCAGTTCAGACTCATTAAAAAAATGGCAAAAAGAAAAATATAATTCCGACAACGAAAACGGAGTCATATTTTCCGCAAAACTAGAAAACCTCACACCATTAAAAAACAAAAATCACGACTGGAATATTACCTTAACCAATCAGGAAAACGTTATCCCAAAGTTAATTGAGCTGATTAAGACTTACGTTCTTCCTGTTTTTGAGAAGTTCGAAGATATAGAAAAAGTAATCACTGAAATTTCTGAGGACGGATTAAAACTAAATGAGCATTTTGACACAAAACATCAAAATCTTCCAATAGATTTCTTATGTTTCTTCGGAACTCAGGATCTTGCGCAGCATGCTTTCGACAATTATTTGAAGGAACAAAAATTATTCGGAAATGCAAAGCGTGTTTTTGACGAATTAAAAAAATCAGAACATTATTCAAATAAATTCGTAACAGATATTACGATGAAAAGCGCTTATTTTAACGGATTGAAAATAAACGAATAA
- a CDS encoding PAS domain-containing protein has protein sequence MKFTDTPLLKNIINHTPLPVCIINADLCKIELYNDKFLQLYSQESKNYSEKQLLDFLNSKFIADTALVSKVIAANNSFYGDKFSLDVNHDNKPATVITPLYAPIADDQNKVVKLAIWMTQNSTKKRETDNKKHIISERNHLSKLLEEIPASIALLSGKDFVFELVNTAYQNLVPGRTLIGKPFLEALPELMGSELEKSLKKVYSEGVSLSFSDDLVPLSNTNINQQKQRYFTYRLIPRINDDGLTDGIFIFTSEVTHAVDNKVNLERTSNNLNQIINMLPASVVIIRYDNLIVEMINDANLSYWKKMRDEVVGKPFLEILPDLADQPFAGQLRRVMETGEIIDVKESPVLFTEPDGTIRETFVDYTYQPLTGLDGKRDGVLVMSFEITDRVLAQRQLKEYADQLSKANDQLSILINQLSKSESRFKYVFQKAPVAIGLLRGKDLIIESANSKILEVWGKTDQVIGLTLAEALPEIKDQPFLGFLDNVYKTGTPFYANEIKAELLHDGELREIFFNVVYQPIADADGNIADILVVAADITEQVNARKLIEKSEAYFKMLADLVPSKISNALPTGEVTFFNKRWLEFAGMNFEDLRDFGYHEMMHPDEIEKFQTGLAEAAANRKPHISEMRFKNTEGKYIWHLNIASPILDEDGNITMWVGSTTDIQGLKEEEQRKNDFISMVSHELKTPLTSINAYLQLLLRKAEKTDDQFLKQAYAQSLKQVRNMTEMINGFLNVSRLESGKLHIDKTEFNICDLLEEIKADYKIQYSSHELIFTSPQSVIVCADRLKLAQVLNNLVGNAVKYSGNGTKIYVSLKKSENRIRVTVKDEGMGIKSENLTKLFDKYYRVQQESTIGGFGIGLYLSAEIIQAHGGKIWAESEFGKGSTFSFELPLK, from the coding sequence ATGAAATTTACAGATACACCGCTACTTAAGAATATAATAAATCATACTCCTCTGCCAGTCTGCATTATAAATGCCGATCTGTGTAAAATTGAGCTTTATAACGATAAGTTTCTTCAGCTTTATAGCCAAGAATCTAAAAACTATTCAGAAAAACAACTTCTAGATTTTCTGAATAGTAAATTTATTGCAGATACTGCTCTTGTTTCGAAAGTGATAGCAGCAAATAATTCTTTTTATGGAGATAAATTTTCCTTAGATGTTAATCATGATAATAAGCCTGCTACAGTAATAACCCCACTCTATGCGCCTATAGCAGATGATCAGAATAAAGTGGTAAAACTTGCGATCTGGATGACTCAGAATTCTACAAAAAAAAGAGAAACAGATAATAAAAAACATATTATATCTGAGCGAAATCATCTCAGCAAACTTTTAGAAGAAATCCCTGCCAGCATCGCTTTATTATCAGGAAAAGATTTTGTCTTTGAATTAGTCAATACAGCGTATCAAAATTTAGTACCTGGTAGAACGCTTATCGGTAAGCCATTTTTAGAAGCATTACCCGAATTAATGGGTTCGGAATTAGAAAAATCATTGAAAAAAGTATATTCTGAAGGAGTATCATTAAGTTTTAGTGATGATCTTGTTCCGCTTTCAAACACTAATATTAATCAGCAGAAGCAACGGTACTTCACTTACAGGCTGATTCCCAGAATAAATGATGATGGATTAACTGATGGAATTTTTATTTTCACCTCCGAAGTTACACATGCAGTAGACAACAAGGTTAATCTGGAAAGAACAAGCAATAATCTGAATCAGATTATCAATATGCTCCCCGCTTCTGTTGTCATTATAAGATATGACAATCTTATCGTAGAAATGATCAATGATGCCAATCTCAGCTACTGGAAAAAAATGAGAGATGAAGTTGTTGGCAAACCATTTTTAGAAATATTACCTGATCTTGCTGATCAGCCATTTGCCGGACAGCTTAGAAGAGTGATGGAAACAGGAGAAATCATCGATGTTAAAGAGAGTCCCGTTCTTTTTACAGAGCCCGACGGAACCATCCGGGAGACTTTTGTAGATTATACGTATCAGCCCTTAACCGGATTGGATGGGAAACGAGATGGTGTCTTGGTGATGTCTTTCGAAATTACCGACAGAGTGCTTGCGCAGAGGCAGTTGAAGGAATATGCAGATCAGCTCTCAAAGGCTAATGACCAACTTTCAATTTTAATTAATCAACTCTCAAAAAGTGAATCAAGGTTCAAATATGTTTTTCAAAAAGCTCCCGTTGCGATTGGTTTGCTTCGAGGAAAAGATCTTATTATTGAATCTGCCAACAGCAAAATATTAGAGGTTTGGGGAAAAACAGATCAGGTAATTGGGCTTACGCTGGCAGAAGCACTTCCTGAGATCAAAGATCAACCTTTTTTGGGCTTTTTAGATAATGTATATAAGACGGGCACTCCATTTTATGCAAACGAAATTAAAGCTGAACTTCTGCATGATGGTGAGCTTAGAGAAATTTTCTTTAATGTAGTTTATCAACCAATTGCAGATGCCGATGGAAATATTGCAGACATATTGGTTGTTGCTGCAGATATTACAGAACAGGTAAATGCCCGCAAACTGATAGAAAAAAGTGAAGCGTACTTTAAAATGCTTGCCGATCTTGTACCTTCAAAAATATCTAATGCACTACCAACCGGTGAAGTTACCTTTTTTAATAAGCGTTGGCTTGAATTTGCGGGAATGAATTTTGAAGATTTAAGAGATTTTGGTTACCACGAAATGATGCATCCCGACGAAATTGAAAAGTTTCAAACTGGCCTGGCAGAGGCCGCTGCTAACCGTAAACCACATATTTCTGAGATGCGTTTTAAAAATACCGAAGGAAAATACATCTGGCATCTCAATATTGCATCACCCATTCTGGACGAAGATGGTAATATAACCATGTGGGTGGGTTCTACTACAGATATACAAGGGCTAAAAGAGGAAGAGCAGCGAAAAAACGACTTTATAAGCATGGTCTCGCATGAGCTTAAAACACCACTTACCTCGATCAACGCATACTTACAGCTTCTTTTACGAAAAGCAGAAAAGACCGATGATCAATTTCTGAAGCAAGCCTATGCACAAAGTCTGAAACAGGTAAGAAATATGACCGAAATGATTAACGGCTTTCTTAATGTCTCAAGGCTCGAATCGGGAAAATTACATATAGATAAAACTGAATTTAATATCTGTGATCTGTTGGAAGAAATTAAGGCAGATTATAAAATTCAGTACTCATCTCACGAACTTATTTTTACATCACCACAATCTGTTATCGTGTGTGCAGATCGATTAAAGCTGGCGCAGGTTCTCAACAATCTAGTCGGTAATGCTGTAAAATATTCCGGAAATGGAACAAAGATTTATGTCTCGCTCAAAAAATCAGAAAACAGGATCAGAGTAACAGTTAAAGATGAAGGAATGGGAATTAAATCTGAAAACCTTACTAAGCTGTTTGACAAATATTACAGAGTGCAACAAGAAAGTACGATTGGCGGATTTGGAATCGGACTTTATCTAAGTGCAGAAATTATACAAGCACACGGCGGTAAAATATGGGCAGAAAGCGAATTCGGAAAGGGCTCAACTTTCTCTTTCGAATTACCTCTAAAATAA
- the lpxD gene encoding UDP-3-O-(3-hydroxymyristoyl)glucosamine N-acyltransferase, which produces MKLYSVVEINALLQGCIIGDTSYSVSSPEQIEHADHSQITFIGSKKYEKLWAGSKASIAIVNNDISISPGENRAFIKVANADLAMCQILELFAPVYEQSDIDIHPSASVHPTAIIGHGTRIGAGAYIGPKVKLGDHVIIYPNATILDHSTVGTNSTVWSGVVIRENCHIGANTILHPNATIGADGFGFRPCPERGLAKIPQIGNVIIGDWVEIGAGACVDRGKFSSTIVGDGCKIDNLVQIGHNSILGKFCIIAGNSGLAGSVTLGNGVVIGGGASIKDHTTIGDGATIGAGSGVAGDVPAGKTYLGYPAAEARTTLKQWASLKKLAVNS; this is translated from the coding sequence ATGAAATTATATTCAGTAGTAGAAATTAATGCCTTGTTACAGGGATGTATCATAGGCGATACTTCATATTCTGTATCCTCTCCTGAGCAAATAGAACATGCCGATCATAGCCAGATTACCTTTATAGGAAGCAAAAAATACGAGAAACTATGGGCCGGCAGTAAGGCATCAATAGCTATTGTGAACAATGATATTTCTATTAGTCCCGGTGAGAATAGGGCATTTATAAAAGTTGCTAATGCAGATCTTGCGATGTGTCAGATTCTGGAATTATTTGCGCCTGTTTATGAACAAAGTGATATTGATATCCACCCTTCTGCATCGGTTCATCCTACTGCTATCATTGGTCATGGTACACGAATTGGCGCCGGAGCATACATTGGGCCTAAAGTAAAATTAGGCGATCATGTGATTATTTATCCTAATGCTACCATTTTAGATCATAGCACTGTCGGTACAAACAGTACGGTATGGAGTGGTGTCGTGATCAGAGAAAATTGTCATATAGGTGCAAACACTATACTACATCCCAATGCTACGATCGGCGCCGATGGATTTGGTTTTAGGCCGTGCCCGGAAAGAGGACTTGCAAAAATTCCGCAAATTGGTAATGTTATCATTGGCGACTGGGTAGAAATTGGTGCTGGTGCATGTGTTGACCGGGGTAAATTCAGTTCGACCATTGTTGGTGATGGCTGTAAGATTGATAATCTTGTTCAGATTGGTCACAACAGTATTCTGGGTAAGTTTTGTATAATTGCAGGTAACAGTGGCCTTGCGGGCAGCGTTACGTTAGGTAATGGTGTTGTTATTGGCGGCGGTGCTTCTATTAAAGATCATACCACAATTGGGGATGGTGCAACTATAGGCGCAGGATCTGGTGTTGCGGGTGATGTACCTGCCGGTAAAACCTATCTTGGTTATCCTGCTGCTGAAGCAAGGACTACTCTAAAGCAATGGGCTTCTCTTAAAAAACTCGCTGTAAACAGTTAA